Proteins from a single region of Erythrobacter sp.:
- the rsmG gene encoding 16S rRNA (guanine(527)-N(7))-methyltransferase RsmG, with protein MITTEDEARAYVAGLTDAAGMARLERFGALVLEENQRQNLIAKATEPHIWQRHIADSAQLIENVSRETLGANAGGPWLDLGSGPGFPGLVIAALCPNMPVVLVESRARRVEFLESAIAALGLHKCRVEGQRLERVTPFAARAISARAFAPLPKLLELSAPFSTRHTAYVLPKGRSAAQELEALKPSIRAMFHVKHSLTDSDAGIIVKA; from the coding sequence ATGATTACCACGGAAGACGAAGCCCGCGCCTATGTTGCCGGGCTCACCGACGCGGCGGGAATGGCACGTCTGGAACGCTTTGGCGCTCTGGTGCTGGAGGAGAACCAGCGCCAGAACCTCATCGCCAAAGCCACCGAGCCGCATATCTGGCAGCGCCACATTGCTGATTCGGCCCAGCTCATCGAAAATGTTTCACGTGAAACATTGGGCGCAAATGCGGGTGGGCCGTGGCTCGATCTCGGCAGCGGCCCCGGCTTTCCCGGCCTCGTGATCGCCGCCCTGTGCCCGAACATGCCCGTGGTGCTGGTCGAATCGCGTGCGCGGCGGGTGGAATTCCTTGAATCGGCCATCGCCGCGCTGGGTTTGCACAAGTGCAGGGTCGAGGGGCAGCGTCTCGAACGGGTTACTCCCTTTGCCGCCCGCGCCATTTCGGCACGCGCCTTTGCTCCTTTGCCCAAACTTCTCGAGCTATCCGCACCCTTCTCCACAAGGCACACCGCCTATGTCTTGCCCAAGGGACGATCGGCGGCGCAGGAATTGGAGGCATTGAAGCCTTCGATTCGGGCAATGTTTCACGTGAAACATTCCTTGACCGATTCCGACGCCGGGATCATCGTGAAGGCCTGA
- a CDS encoding DUF6489 family protein translates to MKITIEVDCTPEEARSFLGLPDVSAANDLYVENITKAMRGVSNPVQLQEYASALAPMGQVGLKMFQSFVESGMKAATGKKSAD, encoded by the coding sequence ATGAAGATCACCATCGAAGTGGATTGCACGCCCGAAGAGGCCCGCAGCTTTCTCGGGCTGCCCGATGTCAGCGCGGCCAATGATCTCTATGTCGAGAACATCACCAAGGCGATGCGCGGGGTCTCCAATCCGGTGCAGTTGCAGGAATATGCCTCGGCGCTGGCGCCGATGGGGCAGGTGGGGCTGAAGATGTTCCAGAGCTTTGTCGAAAGCGGGATGAAGGCGGCGACGGGCAAGAAAAGCGCCGACTGA
- the mnmG gene encoding tRNA uridine-5-carboxymethylaminomethyl(34) synthesis enzyme MnmG: MHQYDVIVIGGGHAGVEAACASARMGARTALVSFDLDAIGAMSCNPAIGGLGKGHLVREVDALDGVLGRAADAGAIHYRMLNRSKGSAVWGPRVQADRVRFKAAVQAIVREQAYLTLVQGEAAALMLEGGHVAGLELADGTILEASRVVLCTGTFLGGVLFRGEERFEGGRIGENAAKRLAQQLRGADLPMARLKTGTPPRLDGRTINWAVLEEQPSDGERWTMSDLTPARVNPQVFCAITRTTQAGHEAIRANLHRSPLFSGAIAAAGPRYCPSIEDKIHRFGDREGHQVFLEPEGLDTHLVYPNGISTSLPTDVQETVVRAMPGCERAVIVQPGYAVEYDHIDPRALTPDLQVRAIPGLYCAGQINGTTGYEEAAAQGLVAGLEAAAAALGKAAPALDRANAYIAVMVDDLTLQGVTEPYRMLTARAEYRLRLRANNAATRLTGLGIEAGCIGEERRAWWERREELRAMFHVKHSERIHARELADLGLPVRRDHGEKPISEWLRHDGVNPEALSPWLAEVTALDPLLAEEMAEDAAYAPYLARQDAELRDLRASEALPLAADFPYGEVPGLSNEMVERLSKAAPGTLAAAGRVPGVTPAALSALLVHARRRIADGQRAA, from the coding sequence ATGCACCAGTACGATGTCATCGTCATCGGCGGCGGGCACGCCGGGGTCGAAGCCGCTTGCGCTTCGGCGCGGATGGGTGCGCGCACGGCGCTGGTCTCCTTCGATCTCGACGCCATCGGCGCGATGAGCTGCAATCCTGCGATCGGGGGCCTCGGCAAGGGGCATCTGGTGCGGGAAGTCGATGCGCTCGACGGCGTGCTCGGCCGCGCAGCCGATGCAGGTGCGATCCACTATCGGATGCTCAACCGTTCCAAGGGCAGCGCCGTGTGGGGCCCGCGGGTGCAGGCTGACCGGGTGCGCTTCAAGGCGGCAGTGCAGGCCATCGTGCGCGAGCAGGCCTATCTGACGCTGGTTCAGGGCGAAGCCGCCGCGCTGATGCTCGAAGGCGGGCACGTTGCCGGACTTGAACTGGCGGACGGCACCATCCTCGAAGCCTCGCGCGTGGTGCTGTGCACCGGCACCTTCCTCGGCGGCGTGCTGTTCCGTGGCGAAGAGCGCTTCGAGGGCGGGCGTATCGGGGAGAATGCTGCCAAGCGGCTCGCCCAGCAGTTGCGCGGGGCCGATCTACCCATGGCGCGCCTCAAGACCGGTACACCCCCGCGCCTAGACGGGCGGACGATCAACTGGGCGGTGCTCGAAGAACAGCCCTCTGACGGCGAGCGTTGGACCATGTCCGACCTTACCCCCGCCCGCGTCAATCCGCAGGTCTTCTGTGCGATTACCCGCACCACCCAGGCGGGGCACGAGGCAATCCGCGCCAATCTCCACCGCTCCCCACTGTTCTCCGGCGCGATTGCGGCGGCGGGGCCGCGCTATTGTCCCTCGATCGAGGACAAGATCCACCGCTTCGGCGATCGCGAAGGCCATCAGGTCTTCCTTGAGCCTGAGGGGCTGGACACCCACCTCGTCTATCCCAACGGCATCAGCACTTCGCTGCCGACCGATGTACAGGAGACCGTGGTGCGCGCCATGCCGGGGTGCGAACGGGCGGTGATCGTGCAGCCGGGTTATGCCGTGGAGTATGACCATATCGATCCGCGCGCGCTGACGCCGGATTTGCAGGTCCGCGCCATCCCCGGGCTCTATTGCGCGGGGCAGATCAACGGCACCACGGGATACGAGGAAGCCGCCGCGCAGGGCCTTGTGGCGGGACTGGAAGCCGCTGCCGCGGCGCTCGGAAAGGCCGCGCCCGCGCTTGATCGCGCCAATGCCTATATCGCGGTGATGGTCGATGATCTTACCCTTCAGGGCGTAACAGAGCCTTACCGGATGCTCACCGCCCGCGCCGAGTACCGCCTGCGCCTGCGCGCCAATAATGCCGCTACCCGCCTGACGGGGCTGGGCATTGAAGCGGGCTGCATTGGCGAAGAGCGCCGCGCATGGTGGGAACGGCGCGAAGAATTGCGCGCAATGTTTCACGTGAAACATTCTGAGCGGATCCACGCCCGCGAACTCGCCGATCTCGGCCTGCCCGTGCGGCGCGATCATGGGGAGAAGCCTATCTCGGAATGGCTGCGGCATGACGGGGTGAACCCCGAGGCCCTGTCTCCGTGGCTGGCGGAGGTCACCGCGCTCGATCCCCTGCTTGCCGAGGAAATGGCCGAGGATGCCGCCTATGCGCCCTATCTGGCGCGGCAGGATGCGGAGCTGCGTGATCTGCGGGCGAGCGAGGCGCTGCCGCTGGCCGCAGACTTCCCCTATGGCGAGGTGCCGGGTCTCTCCAACGAGATGGTCGAGCGTCTCTCCAAGGCTGCACCCGGTACGCTGGCAGCGGCTGGGCGGGTTCCCGGGGTGACCCCTGCGGCGCTCTCGGCCCTGCTGGTCCATGCCCGCCGCCGTATTGCTGACGGGCAGCGCGCCGCATGA
- the mnmE gene encoding tRNA uridine-5-carboxymethylaminomethyl(34) synthesis GTPase MnmE, which produces MSETPTIFALSSGAPPAGIGVIRISGPQAGAALVALAGRVPEPRRASLARLRDASGALLDEALALWFPGPNTATGEDLAELHCHGGRAVIAAIEGALAALPGLRKAEPGEFTRRAFANGRIDLAEAEGLADLLSAETELQRAAALANAGGALSRQVEAWRETVLGLSAEVEGVLDFSDEEDSADLPECFTWNIGALGQEIADWLSRPRSERLGEGYRVVLAGPPNAGKSTLFNALIESEAAITSPIAGTTRDVIERSVAIGGVPFTFVDTAGLRDGALADEIEAIGIDRALGELDRADLVLWLGPEGEGPQGAWEIAAQADREGFAPKAAARFTVSAATGEGLVALKTALVDDARMALPKPGQAALNARQHARLGEAAEALGGARGLSDPLLVAEELRRARLAFDRLIGRATTEDMLDTLFGRFCIGK; this is translated from the coding sequence ATGAGCGAGACCCCGACGATCTTCGCGCTATCGAGCGGCGCACCGCCGGCTGGCATCGGGGTTATCCGTATCTCCGGCCCGCAGGCAGGCGCTGCGCTGGTGGCGCTGGCCGGTCGGGTGCCGGAGCCGCGCAGGGCCTCGCTGGCGCGTTTGCGCGATGCTTCGGGGGCGCTGCTCGACGAGGCGCTGGCACTGTGGTTTCCCGGGCCCAACACCGCGACGGGCGAGGATCTGGCCGAACTCCATTGCCACGGGGGAAGGGCGGTGATCGCGGCCATCGAGGGCGCGCTCGCAGCGCTCCCGGGTCTGCGCAAGGCCGAGCCGGGTGAATTCACCCGCCGCGCCTTTGCCAATGGCCGGATCGATCTGGCCGAGGCCGAAGGGCTGGCCGATCTCCTCTCCGCTGAGACCGAGCTGCAACGGGCGGCGGCGCTGGCCAACGCGGGCGGGGCGCTGTCGCGGCAGGTAGAGGCGTGGCGCGAGACCGTGCTGGGGCTTTCGGCGGAGGTCGAAGGCGTGCTCGATTTCTCGGACGAGGAAGACTCCGCCGATCTTCCGGAATGTTTCACGTGGAACATTGGCGCATTGGGGCAGGAGATTGCTGACTGGCTTTCCCGCCCGCGTTCGGAACGGCTGGGCGAGGGCTATCGCGTGGTCCTTGCCGGGCCGCCCAATGCGGGAAAGTCGACCTTGTTCAACGCCCTCATCGAAAGCGAGGCGGCGATCACCTCCCCGATTGCGGGGACGACGCGTGATGTGATCGAGCGCTCGGTTGCGATTGGCGGGGTGCCCTTCACTTTCGTCGATACGGCGGGCCTGCGTGACGGGGCACTGGCGGATGAAATCGAAGCCATCGGGATCGACCGTGCTCTGGGCGAACTTGACCGCGCCGATCTGGTGCTGTGGCTCGGACCGGAAGGAGAGGGGCCGCAGGGTGCCTGGGAGATTGCGGCCCAGGCGGATCGCGAGGGCTTTGCGCCCAAGGCTGCGGCGCGATTTACAGTGTCGGCGGCGACGGGTGAGGGGCTTGTTGCGCTCAAGACCGCGCTGGTGGATGACGCCCGCATGGCGCTGCCAAAGCCGGGTCAAGCGGCGCTCAACGCGCGCCAGCACGCGCGGCTTGGTGAGGCCGCAGAAGCACTGGGCGGAGCGCGTGGCCTGTCAGACCCGCTGTTGGTGGCCGAGGAACTGCGCCGCGCACGCCTCGCCTTCGACCGGCTGATCGGCCGCGCCACCACCGAAGACATGCTCGACACCCTTTTCGGACGCTTCTGCATCGGCAAGTGA